In a single window of the Raphanus sativus cultivar WK10039 chromosome 9, ASM80110v3, whole genome shotgun sequence genome:
- the LOC108828291 gene encoding putative PAP-specific phosphatase, mitochondrial isoform X2, with translation MHILDTGARFSAVRFSPVFNPTPRRRYVIVRANLPFPKHQAKYHKELEAAIDAVERGCRLCVDVKRSLFSSKEDKILEKNDQTPVTIADFGVQALVSLQLSKLFPSIPLVAEEDSLFLRENNLVNSVVSEVIANAADDDHLSDADVLEAIDRGGKDAHTFCNKPATYWVLDPIDGTKGFLRGDVGLYVVGLALVVDNEIVLGVMGCPNWPGDSSDGTTGTLMLSHTGCGTWTKSLLQVSSADWTRRFVDACGLVNKARFVIQESQPWESLPLSSRFDAKIGSGDLHGNEIRLLPTCHGSLCKYLMVASGRASVFFLRARTERKSIKPEER, from the exons ATGCACATTCTCGACACCGGAGCTCGTTTCTCCGCCGTTAGATTCTCACCGGTATTCAATCCTACTCCCCGCAGAAGATACGTCATCGTAAG ggcTAATCTCCCGTTTCCGAAGCATCAAGCTAAGTACCACAAAGAGCTCGAAGCCGCCATCGATGCTGTTGAAAGAGGTTGTCGCCTCTGTGTCGATGTAAAGAGATCGCTTTTCTCTTCGAAAGAAGACAAGATCCTCGAGAAGAATGACCAAACACCAGTTACCATCGCTGACTTCGGAGTGCAAGCTTTAGTCAGCTTAC AGCTTTCGAAATTGTTTCCTTCGATACCTTTGGTCGCTGAAGAAGACTCTCTCTTCTTGCGTGAGAACAATCTCGTGAACTCTGTGGTGAGTGAAGTCATCGCAAATGCTGCTGATGATGATCACTTGTCTGATGCTGATGTGCTTGAAGCTATAGACAGAGGTGGCAAAGATGCTCATACGTTTTGCAACAAACCTGCTACTTATTGG GTTTTGGATCCAATAGATGGCACAAAAGGGTTTCTTAGAGGAGATGTTGGTTTATATGTG GTAGGATTGGCACTTGTTGTAGATAATGAAATAGTGCTAGGGGTCATGGGCTGTCCAAACTGGCCTGGAGACTCTTCAGACGGAACCACCGGGACCTTAATGCTCTCCCATACTGGCTGTGGAACGTGGACCAAGAGTTTGCTACAAGTATCATCAGCTGATTGGACGAGGCGTTTTGTTGATGCATGTGGTTTAGTGAACAAGGCTCGGTTTGTTATTCAAGAGAGCCAACCCTGGGAATCACTTCCATTGTCTAGTCGGTTCGACGCAAAGATAGGTTCAGGTGACTTGCATGGTAATGAGATTCGGCTTTTGCCCACGTGTCATGGAAG TTTGTGCAAGTACTTGATGGTAGCTTCTGGTAGAGCATCGGTTTTCTTTCTCCGAGCCAGAACTGAGCGAAAAAGTATAAAG CCGGAGGAAAG